The Schistocerca gregaria isolate iqSchGreg1 chromosome 4, iqSchGreg1.2, whole genome shotgun sequence genome contains a region encoding:
- the LOC126267608 gene encoding uncharacterized protein C2orf16-like: MHQLPGTRHHALGTEHQTPTLCNKHQALSTRHQALCSNHQVLSTRHQALHSKHQVPSTRHRATGTKNQEQGTLHQLPGTRYHALGTEHQTPSLCRKHQVLSTRHQAPGTKHQEQETVHQLPGTRYHELGTEHQAPRTTQQAPAHQLPGTRHHALGTEHQAPTLCNKHQVLSARHQALHSKHQVPSTRHRATGTKNQEQGTLHQLPGTRYHALGIEHQTPSLCRKHQVLSTRHQAPGTKHQEQETVHQLPGTRHHELGTEHQAPRTTQQAPGTEHQAPSSRHRAAGTQHQPPSRRQQVPSTRHRVSGTKHQSRNNKTNGSRTARCA, translated from the exons ATGCACCAGCTGCCAGGCACCAGGCACCATGCACTAGGCACTGAGCACCAGACACCAACACTATGCAACAAGCACCAG GCACTGAGCACCAGGCACCAAGCACTATGCAGCAACCACCAGGTACTGAGCACCAGGCACCAAGCACTACACAGCAAGCACCAGGTACCAAGCACCAGGCACCGTGCAACAGGCACCAAGAACCAAGAACAAGGCACCTTACACCAGCTGCCAGGCACCAGGTACCATGCACTAGGCACTGAGCACCAGACACCATCACTATGCAGGAAGCACCAGGTACTGAGCACCAGGCACCAAGCACCAGGCACCAAACACCAAGAACAAGAGACTGTGCACCAGCTGCCAGGCACCAGGTACCATGAACTAGGCACTGAGCACCAGGCACCAAGAACTACACAACAAGCACCAG CGCACCAGCTGCCAGGCACCAGGCACCATGCACTAGGCACTGAGCACCAGGCACCAACACTATGCAACAAGCACCAGGTACTGAGCGCCAGGCACCAAGCACTACACAGCAAGCACCAGGTACCAAGCACCAGGCACCGTGCAACAGGCACCAAGAACCAAGAACAAGGCACCTTACACCAGCTGCCAGGCACCAGGTACCATGCACTAGGCATTGAGCACCAGACACCATCACTATGCAGGAAGCACCAGGTACTGAGCACCAGGCACCAAGCACCAGGCACCAAACACCAAGAACAAGAGACAGTGCACCAGCTGCCAGGCACCAGGCACCATGAACTAGGCACTGAGCACCAGGCACCAAGAACTACACAGCAAGCACCAGGTACCGAGCACCAGGCACCAAGCAGCAGGCACCGAGCAGCAGGCACCCAGCACCAGCCACCAAGCAGGAGGCAGCAAGTTCCAAGCACCAGGCACCGAGTATCAGGCACCAAGCACCAGTCACGAAACAACAAGACAAACGGCAGTCGTACGGCGCGCTGCGCCTAG